The proteins below are encoded in one region of Chitinophagales bacterium:
- a CDS encoding AtpZ/AtpI family protein, with amino-acid sequence MESNNKKINRLAKYSGLAFQLLVFIGVGYFIGNWVDSKWQASQAYGTALFATLFLLLGLVYVIRDILREDKS; translated from the coding sequence GTGGAAAGCAATAATAAAAAGATTAATAGACTAGCAAAATACAGTGGGCTTGCATTTCAATTGTTAGTATTTATAGGTGTTGGTTATTTTATAGGTAATTGGGTAGACTCGAAATGGCAAGCAAGTCAAGCATACGGTACCGCATTATTTGCTACCTTGTTTCTCCTACTAGGGTTAGTCTATGTGATAAGAGACATTTTACGTGAAGATAAATCTTAG
- a CDS encoding polymer-forming cytoskeletal protein: protein MQVINNIGSGTTIEGDIKTEGDLRIDGKIIGNILAKGRLVTGPSSSITGDIVCTNGNIDGMVKGNIQVNETLKVTKTANIDGNITSKKLIVDEGAVIQAKITMSGSQNLTINKPIMNPQQQSFNQNK from the coding sequence ATGCAGGTAATCAACAACATAGGTTCAGGAACTACTATTGAAGGAGATATTAAAACGGAAGGAGATTTAAGAATCGATGGAAAAATAATTGGGAATATTTTAGCTAAAGGGCGATTGGTGACTGGTCCAAGCAGTTCAATAACCGGCGATATAGTCTGTACAAACGGAAATATAGACGGCATGGTCAAAGGGAATATTCAAGTAAATGAAACTCTTAAAGTAACTAAAACCGCCAACATTGATGGCAATATTACGAGTAAGAAACTAATTGTAGATGAAGGGGCCGTTATTCAAGCTAAAATTACAATGTCTGGTTCTCAAAATCTTACTATTAACAAACCGATAATGAATCCACAACAGCAGTCATTTAATCAAAATAAGTAG